In a genomic window of Physeter macrocephalus isolate SW-GA chromosome 14, ASM283717v5, whole genome shotgun sequence:
- the MBLAC1 gene encoding metallo-beta-lactamase domain-containing protein 1: protein MSGLVRTEPLRGEPPLRVPGDAFSVVVLLQGYAEPEGVGDAVRADGSVTLLLPQAWGPASGRREPPPEGYEAKTALEEAARGPILVDTAGPWAREALLGALAGQGVAPGDVTLVVGTHGHSDHIGNLGLFPAAALLVSHDFCLPGGRYLPHGLAEEQPLRLGPGLEVWATPGHGGQRDVSVVVAGTALGTVMIVGDVFERDGDEDSWQALSEDPVSQEHSRKRVLGTADVVVPGHGAPFRVIREASAPETEGLGNSRPDLVIGDKEPTVHR from the coding sequence ATGAGCGGTCTGGTGCGCACCGAGCCGCTGCGCGGGGAGCCTCCTCTGCGGGTGCCCGGCGACGCCTTTTCTGTGGTGGTTCTGCTGCAGGGCTACGCGGAGCCCGAGGGGGTCGGCGACGCCGTGCGCGCCGACGGCTCCGTGACCCTTCTTCTGCCCCAGGCATGGGGCCCGGCCTCCGGCCGCCGAGAGCCCCCGCCCGAGGGCTACGAGGCGAAGACCGCCCTGGAGGAGGCGGCGCGTGGCCCCATCCTCGTGGACACCGCGGGGCCCTGGGCTCGAGAGGCGCTCCTGGGGGCCCTGGCGGGGCAGGGCGTGGCCCCGGGAGATGTGACTCTGGTGGTGGGGACCCACGGACACTCGGACCACATCGGGAACCTGGGGCTGTTTCCCGCGGCGGCCCTGCTGGTCTCGCACGACTTTTGCCTCCCCGGGGGCCGCTACCTCCCCCACGGGCTGGCTGAGGAGCAGCCTCTGCGGTTGGGGCCGGGACTCGAGGTGTGGGCCACGCCCGGCCATGGTGGCCAGCGGGACGTGAGCGTGGTGGTGGCTGGCACGGCCCTGGGTACCGTCATGATAGTGGGCGATGTGTTTGAACGTGATGGGGACGAGGACTCGTGGCAGGCCCTGAGCGAAGACCCGGTGTCCCAGGAGCACAGCCGGAAGAGGGTCCTAGGCACTGCCGACGTGGTCGTGCCTGGTCACGGAGCCCCCTTTAGGGTGATCAGGGAAGCCTCGGCGCCAGAGACAGAGGGTCTGGGGAACAGCCGGCCAGATCTCGTGATCGGAGACAAGGAGCCCACGGTGCACCGATAA
- the LOC112064845 gene encoding LOW QUALITY PROTEIN: paired immunoglobulin-like type 2 receptor alpha (The sequence of the model RefSeq protein was modified relative to this genomic sequence to represent the inferred CDS: substituted 1 base at 1 genomic stop codon) — protein MGLALLLPLLLPLASLQAGHWAEPNPNTDFGMNQPKKLSAPKGGSVHIPFSFYYSWESAKVPNVRISWRWKHFHGEYIYKTTPLFIHKDFKDRLLLNWTKGREHGSLQISKLREEDESTYFCRVEVDTQRIGKQMWQSIEGTTLTVIPSESSFAKPTTLDPTTPSIRVTDGKKSSELWSLSMETTVGLSLASAMLKIAILGLIMYLRWKRSKGKWSGTSNLSPAFPTRCFSEPSCIRMIQVPIKNADPTCLQTKARTPARGSFQNPEEKYEDIGNKGXHTGPKLDTKDDGIVYASLALSSLTSPAAPPHPPPQEGPQEETLYSVLKA, from the exons ATGGGTCTGGCcctgctgctgcccctgctgctgcccctgGCATCTCTGCAGGCGG gTCACTGGGCAGAACCCAATCCAAACACTGACTTTGGGATGAACCAACCGAAGAAACTCTCAGCCCCCAAGGGTGGCTCCGTCCACATCCCCTTCTCCTTCTATTACTCCTGGGAATCAGCCAAGGTTCCCAACGTGAGAATATCCTGGAGATGGAAACACTTCCATGGGGAGTACATCTACAAGACGACCCCGCTGTTCATCCATAAGGATTTCAAGGACCGGCTCCTCCTGAACTGGACAAAGGGCAGGGAGCACGGCTCCCTCCAGATCTCGAAACTGCGGGAGGAGGATGAGTCTACGTACTTCTGCCGGGTGGAGGTGGACACACAGAGAATAGGCAAGCAGATGTGGCAGTCCATCGAGGGAACCACACTCACCGTCATCCCCAGTGAGTCCAGCT TTGCTAAGCCAACCACCCTGGACCCCACTACACCTAGCATCAGGGTCACAGATGGCAAAAAGAGTTCAGAGTTGTGGTCCCTAAGTATGGAAACTACAGTTGGGTTGTCATTGGCCAGCGCTATGCTCAAAATCGCGATTTTGGGATTGATCATGTACCTCAGGTGGAAGAGAAGCAAAGGTAAGTGGTCTGGGACCTCCAACCTCTCCCCAGCATTCCCAACTAGGTGTTTCTCAGAACCCTCCTGCATCAGAATGATCCAGGTGCCCATTAAAAATGCAGATCCCACAT GTCTGCAGACTAAAGCCAGAACCCCAGCCAG GGGATCCTTCCAAAACCCGGAGGAGAAATACGAGGACATTGGGAATAAAG GATAACATACAGGCCCCAAGCTGGACACCAAG GATGACGGCATCGTCTATGCCTCCCTCGCCCTCTCCAGCTTGACCTCACCAGCAGCGCCTCCCCACCCGCCTCCCCAAGAGGGCCCCCAGGAAGAGACCCTATACTCTGTCTTAAAGGCCTAA
- the CNPY4 gene encoding protein canopy homolog 4 isoform X2 gives MGPVRLGTLLFILTVSGTPKEEDDDTERLPSKCEVCKLLSLELQEELSRTGRSREVLELGQVLDTGKRKRHIPYSVSETRLEEALENLCERILDYSVHAERKGSLRYAKCETMLEEFEDVVGDWYFHHQEQPLQHFLCAGHVLRATETACLQETWTGKEKITDGQEKTQEEEGQDQEEEEVTNTPGHPKHDPEEL, from the exons ATGGGACCTGTGCGATTGGGAACGTTGCTTTTCATTTTGACTGTGTCTGGGACGCCGAAGGAGGAGGACGATGACACAGAACGCTTGCCCAGCAAATGCGAAG TATGTAAACTGCTGAGCCTGGAGCTACAGGAAGAGCTGAGTCGCACTGGCCGATCTCGAGAGGTGCTGGAGCTGGGGCAGGTGCTGGACACAGGCAAGAGGAAGAGACACATCCCTTACAGTGTTTC AGAGACAAGGCTGGAAGAGGCCTTGGAGAATTTATGTGAGCGGATCCTGGACTACAGTGTTCATGCCGAGCGCAAGGGCTCACTGAGATATGCCAAG TGTGAGACGATGCTGGAGGAGTTTGAAGACGTCGTGGGAGACTGGTATTTCCACCATCAGGAGCAGCCCCTACAGCATTTTCTCTGTGCAGGTCATGTGCTCCGAGCTACTGAAACTG CATGTCTACAGGAAACTTGGACTGGAAAGGAGAAGATCACAGATGGGCAAGAGAAGACACaagaggaggaggggcaagatcaggaggaggaggaggtgactAACACACCAGGCCACCCCAAGCACGACCCAGAGGAACTCTGA
- the CNPY4 gene encoding protein canopy homolog 4 isoform X1, translating into MGPVRLGTLLFILTVSGTPKEEDDDTERLPSKCEVCKLLSLELQEELSRTGRSREVLELGQVLDTGKRKRHIPYSVSETRLEEALENLCERILDYSVHAERKGSLRYAKGQSQTMATLKGLVQKGVKVDLGIPLELWDEPSVEVTFLKKQCETMLEEFEDVVGDWYFHHQEQPLQHFLCAGHVLRATETACLQETWTGKEKITDGQEKTQEEEGQDQEEEEVTNTPGHPKHDPEEL; encoded by the exons ATGGGACCTGTGCGATTGGGAACGTTGCTTTTCATTTTGACTGTGTCTGGGACGCCGAAGGAGGAGGACGATGACACAGAACGCTTGCCCAGCAAATGCGAAG TATGTAAACTGCTGAGCCTGGAGCTACAGGAAGAGCTGAGTCGCACTGGCCGATCTCGAGAGGTGCTGGAGCTGGGGCAGGTGCTGGACACAGGCAAGAGGAAGAGACACATCCCTTACAGTGTTTC AGAGACAAGGCTGGAAGAGGCCTTGGAGAATTTATGTGAGCGGATCCTGGACTACAGTGTTCATGCCGAGCGCAAGGGCTCACTGAGATATGCCAAG GGGCAGAGTCAGACCATGGCAACGCTGAAAGGCCTGGTGCAGAAGGGGGTGAAGGTGGATCTGGGGATCCCTTTGGAGCTGTGGGATGAGCCCAGCGTGGAGGTCACGTTCCTCAAGAAGCAG TGTGAGACGATGCTGGAGGAGTTTGAAGACGTCGTGGGAGACTGGTATTTCCACCATCAGGAGCAGCCCCTACAGCATTTTCTCTGTGCAGGTCATGTGCTCCGAGCTACTGAAACTG CATGTCTACAGGAAACTTGGACTGGAAAGGAGAAGATCACAGATGGGCAAGAGAAGACACaagaggaggaggggcaagatcaggaggaggaggaggtgactAACACACCAGGCCACCCCAAGCACGACCCAGAGGAACTCTGA